The sequence AAAAAAATAGCACGTCTACAATATGGGACTACTTCGGCTTCAGAAGAGATGACTTGTCACAGACGCAAGTACTGTGCAAGTCATGTCGAAGAATAGTGGCTACGTCAAGAGGAAACACAACCAATCTACACAGCCACACGCAGTACAACCACAAGAAGCTATACGAGTCATTCAAATCGAAGACCCCCAAAACGACTGACGCGAAGGCAAGTTGTACAACAGCAAACACACAGACAACCATTTAATGACAGTTTTGCGAGCGTTACACCTTACGAGAAAACCTCCAAGCGCTACAAAGCCATTACCGCAGCTGCTACACGTTTTGTGGCCAAATGCATGATACCGATTAGCACTGTGGGTAAAGAAGCTTTTTTGGATCTAATGAAGGACGTAGACCGGAGATACGTGGTGCCATCGCGAACCTACTTCTCACAAGTGGCCATTCCACAGATGTACGACGCATGTGTAACGACTGTCAAGGCTCAGCTGCATCAAATGGAATTTTTCGCTACCACCACGGACCTAAGGTCCAGTCGCACAACGGAACCATTTATGAGCACTTTGTTTTCAAGAATTTTTAGACATCATTTCATTTAAAcacaggattttatttttatttaaatatagagAACACCACTCGTGCTTGGGCACtttattttctaatattttattttaaataatacagtaaACCATAAATGTTTAAGCTCTTGTTTTGagatgtttacaatttttgaacaaacattgaaaatatgTAAAACTGAGTTCAGTTTGAGCAATGTGTGACTGggaatttatatttttaattcacaGAATACCTGTTACATTTTAAAGCCCTGCATGGTTGTCACCCATGGCTATGCTTGAATAAAATAACTGATTAggagtaatatatatatttttgtgttttttttcctcacaagtttATGGTAGCAATTgtttaaaaagttcaatgtttGCAACCTCGTAAATTTAGTATCAATTACAACTGTGTAGATTAGATCATTAAAAGCTTATTTATTTCAGTACTAGataaagaaaatgtaattttagagatgtgttaaatatcgcaataatatcgatatcgcgataatcaACAcccatatcgcatatcgcatgtttttttcaatatcgtgcagcccgactctgaagtatctttgtactcaagttaattttgcaaacaattagcagcttacttatcggttatctgTTAATCTTGTTCTTGCATTGTACGCTCTATTAGTAAGTTTTTTTATGTGCTTGCTTGCTTTTACATCTCTTTAACTCTAACTGCTTTTAAATGAAGTTTTACATGACAGTATGAGTCATATTGTGTATGTATAAATCAgtgactatttttaaaaaacaaacaaacaaatgctatCTACAGTACTGCTAACTGTCTaaacaatgtgaaaaatgttcgttttttattaagtccctggaataatattattttatttccaagTAGTGTTGTTCACTGTATATTCTAATAACGATTTTATCTGCTGTTACATGTTGTACCAATTTTGTGGAAAGACAATGGGATCTAATTTTGGTGCAAACCGTTGACCTATATGAAGAGATGGCTGGCGCTTGTCCTTCCGTTCTTAGTGTCTGAGGACCAATTCGTCAATATTTGCTTTTCTATCTGTGTAGCATGTGACATTCTGTGAACCAAAAACAGCAAACGAGCATgacaacacacacatgcacatcgaTGCAGAGACAGATTCCTTTTTATTAAAGAGAAAGGCTTTGAAGTTTCAAAATTTGGTTTGACTTTTGGCAATCAACCACTCATGAAAAGTGGAAAAGGAAAAGCATTTTGCAATATATCCAGAAACAGAAAGACACCGCTGATGTCATGTAGTGTCCCAGAGGCGACATCAAGACCACAGGAAAGATGCTGTTGGGGAATATGTGTTGTTGGCAGTTACGTCTTAGTGCACGTCGTCGACACAAACAAATGGAACAGTCGAAGTGCAGTCCTCGTCATCCCAGAATTCagctgaaaaaaacaacacagtaaAAAGATTTAGACATCTACATATGTTCTCCTCCCTGACAGAAATGAAAACTCAGTCAAAACATACTATCTGTTCCGTCATTTGTTACGGTACAGTCCTCAGGGGTAGTACCGCCGGTTTCAAAGAATACAGGATTGCCAGCGGTTGATGAACCGTCGGTCCACACATAGGTTCCAGACTGGAAGTCACAATTGAAAGTGTATTGATATCATATCATGATAACTGCTTGGACTTTCATGTTTGTATGAGCTCAAGCCTTACAACAGCTCTGTCATTGTATCCAATCCAGGCAATTTGATCATCTCCAACCTCAGCGTCAACCAGTGCGAGAACTACCGCATGTTCAACTGCACTTAGAATGGAGGCCAGATTCCCTCCTAGAGCTTCACAGGTGTCCTAAACAGTGGAAAGAAATTTGGTCAGGATTTGAAATGTGTTGAGAccatttatgaatatatatatcttCTTACTTCTGCATCTTGAAAATCTCTTAACTGGTCCACAACATAGAAACAGCGGTCATTCAACCGAGTCCAGCCCTCTGAACAGCAAGGAACTGAAAAACAAGTCATTTTTACACACATTACATAACAGCAAACAAgtgtgaaatatttcaaagcaaaGTGTTAAAGTCACCTTTGACTGTAACGTCAGAAGACCActgtaaagacaaaaaaagtgttcaatGTTAGAATGTAATCACCCATGATGGATTTCACTCACTAAAGTCACTATGTGTAAGCAAGCTGTCGACATCAAGCAATCTCGACAAATTCTTGGATGTTTCTCTCTTgtaatattgtaaataatattttCACTTACGACTCCAGTCAACAGTCCACTGATCCCGCACAGGAGAAGCAACGAGCGAAGAGCAAATGCCATCTGCAcaatgagagggaaaaaaaacaaacttcacATGACGCACTTAATTTACTTATCAGTTGGGTTTTGTATGTGGCGTACTAAAGTCGCAGGTTTAGGCTTTCATTGCACGGAAGGGAGTGTGAAAAATGTAGGCTGTAAAGTTGTGTCATGTTACCTTTGGTGTCGTGATGCTTGATGCTGAGAGGATGTGTGGAAGGTGACGACGTGCGGTCCTTTTATATGTCAGCTCTGGAATGTTGAACGTGTCACTCATGCCACGTGACGCATCAGGCGGGTTCTCGACCGCCCCAAAGAAACAATGGGACTTCAAAAAAGGCGTCGGTGTGACTAATTTAGCATCGTAGACCATTGGTTCCCTTCAAGTGGATGTGCTGTTGGACTCAGTGTTTTTGATTCACAAAATGCTCATTGATGTACACAAGCACAAAATCCAAAGCTCCTCCGTAGAATACATGCAACATCATCTTCTCTATATCTAACCTGACTTTTGACTACATTTTCCACCAAATCTAATTCACAACATTTTGGGCTCTTCTTTGTTTGTCGTCAAAGAGAGGAGTGGCTTCAGAGCTGTTGCCTTGATTGAAAGAGTCAGGAATGCAACGTGAGACGAGGCGGCGTTGGAGAGGCAAGGGTGGTGCTCCTTCGCACACGGAAATGTTCTTTAGACTTTTTGCTACACTCCCTTGTCACACCCTGATGTCCTCCAAGCCATGTGCTGTAATTTGGTGCAGTCTGAAGCAGAGAATTAGTCAGCAAAGTGTTTTTTGATGCCAAATTATTTGCACCTCCTTGGGCTGGTGAGAATTTTAGAGAAGAGTATGTTGACAACACGCCCACAAGAGATTCCGGGGGGAAAGCTGTTAAAATAGAGGGTTTAAAGTGAGGTAGCGCCATAGGAAGACTCGCTAATAAGTTAGCCTCTGAGGCTGCCATCAGAGGTTGATGAGTGCGGACAACGATCAAATCTTAAGCAGAGTGCAGAACAGCAGCAGTTcataaaaagaaatgtttgaccACGTGATTTGATGTCAACGTTTTGATTCTTTTGTGTGATCCGCCACGAACATTTCCATGTTGGAGTGAGGACCGCGAGCGGACGCCATTAAAAGACTCGACATCACACCTTGAAATGTAATGACCTTCATTTTAGAGTCACACCCAAAATGACGTCAATGTTGTTTGGTATGCCACTCGCCCTGTCTAATTGACTTAACCGCTGCTGAAAATGTACTGACTGATTAAACTCCCATGGCATGCCTGTCTGTTGGGGCGTAGTCTCACCCATGTTGTGACAGTAGCTCATTAGGGCATAATTGGGCTCCAcaattaacatgttttttgttacatgaCTTCAGGTGTTCCAGACCAGCTTCCTCTAATGACTTTGCGTTTCATTTGTCACTTGTCTCATCAGGTATGCTAAATCGGGTTGATGTGAGGGCGTCTAAAGGGCCAATTTAgggaaataataaagaaaataaggCTACAATCttaagagaataaaaatcatGATCTACTAGTGTCAAGTATGTGAGTGTCCTTTTGCGAAAAAAGATCATCATTATATTTAGATTAATTTTTGGTTTAATGAAAGTTGTGACGCGCTGGTCGAAACAGAGTTTGAAGGACAACTATGGCGGCCAACTCTGATGTTTATTATGAACTTGTTTGCAATGGTTGTTTCACTCATACAGAAATCATCATACAGCTTGCTTCCACaagcaaattattaaaaaacattCCTATTGCATCTAAATTTCAAGTGTGATGTTGCAGCTTCCCAGGGTGCTAGACACACTAAAGCAGGGGTCTCAAACGTATGGCCCACGgctggatcaggcccacaaatgaGTTTAATCTGCCCCGTAAGACGATTTTGTGAAGCAAAAAGTACAACCAAATTAATAAtgttggaccaattaatcagacgtccaaaatcaaaacaaataaatgagtaATTTCACATGCAattctcagatgagcaatgcaatttgtacacaaaattgacctggatgtcattattttacacgcaaccaaaagttatggtttgttgaaaaaataaaaaataaaaaataaaaacatagacCACTATAAATCAAACATAAACGTGCTGAATAGGACACCCATTCAGCGACTGGTAACACAACCACATATTTAACTGCGCCAtataatgcattctgggaacaatctATAAGCACGCCCGGAGCTCACAtgggcaaagtgttgccacgttccatttgaatttgtgttattttttggaacaatatatttacagttgagccACACTATTTAGGGCTGGCCTGCGAGTAGTGAAAATATGTTTATAACTGAcaccaattgtttttaagttatataccaagATTTTACCCGTctagcccacttggtaatatattttcctccatatgGTGCCCTGAGCTCATATGAGTTTGACAGCCCTGCACTGAAGGCCAAATTTGATGTGGAACACATGCTTAGATTTGACAGGTCTGTgaccagttagttagttagcttgTTTGTATACACAttcttcaagaaaaaaaaaaatacaaatatgaaaGCAAAAATACAAGACATGAAGAATAGGTAGAAACCTATTATGGGCTTATTAAAGACCCCACCTAAagagaataaaataattaacatgaaaaacaatgccGTGTATAGCCTCAACAAACATATCTTTTACCTAATTAAAttatcaaacaaaataaaataaatccgcAGCAGCAGACACATTGAATAAACATTTTCACATCGCACTTTGAAATCAAAGCTTCCTTGAGTTTCATTTTACATCTGAATAGAGACCAAAATTAATAAGTGCAAATTTGTATTCCATAATTGGACTCCACACAGTATTATCGAGATGTGTGATATTGGAAGGTACAAATTATTGACTCGTTTGGCCGAATAACAATTTATTTGAGaattacaaatgaaaaaaaaaatattgagacaaGTCTGAACCCATGTTGTTCAACTTAAAAGTAAATATACATAGtttaagataaaaataaataaataaataaataaataaataaatacataaatgaaagaacaaaaacaacaacaaaaaaatgcagcatCTGGGGTACATGACTTGGAAAAAGTAGCCATTGTGACAAAATACTTTTGCAGCAGTAAATTGTTATGAAGATACGAAGAAAAGGTACTGGCCCGTGCAATTTTACAGTCGGTGAGCTATGGGTATACGAGAATATAATATAATGTTAAAAACCAAGGTGAATGTACTAACATACTAAATTTCCTAATAATTCCTCTGGTACACCTGTGGCGACGGGGAAATATCTGGCATGTATCTATATTATATTCACTCTTAAGGGCTTGATTTACGAAAATTCCAATTAGCGGGTGTTAAATTGTGTGTTCATTCACTCGAGCAGACAGCCCACACTGTTGGCAAATGATGTAAAAGGGGCTACACAACTTCACTGTGGATATGAGAGATGAAAGTTAAATAGTTGGAACCTTCCAAACAAATGGCATCAGCGCAACATTCTAATTTCTACTATTGTACTACAGTTAAAAAACAACTCGTTTGCATTGCTTCACAGGTATTGTTTCATGTGTTACAATAAGACTAAGATTGGAACATTGAAGGTGTTTTGATGTTGGTTTATAGGGGGGCGAGGGGGGGATTAAAAATCGGGATTGGTAATAGCATGGCAGGTCAAACTTTTTCAAGATCCGCCAGAAAATAGTGATAAGTGCACCCTGAATTTTTACTGTAAGACAGCGGAAAAGCTCTCCCAGACCCAAACATTTTGCCTACGCAACACCAGTACTGCTAAAAGTACTGAATTCACCTATATGCATATACTCCTCCCATAACACTCAAAATGAACTGTGTGGCAATTTAGTGAGCTTGGCAGATGTGAGCAGGGTGCACCCCATTAGCAAATAAGCTTTCACATCCTTTTGTCAGTTTGCAAACCAAGTTTTCAACTATTTTTGTACATTCAAACCTTTAGGAAATCAGGCAATACATTAGTTACCTTACACCAACTACaggcaaacacatttttgtattttgtttaacataCTTAGCAAATAGCATAGAATAGAATCAAAAAATGATATCAGTTTTTCTCTCTCATGTCAAATTTTTCAGCTATAAGATCccagttttctttaaaaatatgaaatacacGTGTATGTATGTAAATGAAACTAAGATGGAATAGTTATAAGCTTTGGAAACtataaaaacagaatacaacAACATTGAACTAATAGCAGTATGCCCATAAATACAAAGTTAAAGGAAATGCCCGCACTAATCCTCTTAATTTCCACTATGATAGCTTTTTGTTTTCAGATATTGATAGTACTGACCTATTGGGAGTTGCATACACCTTTCACCACAACTCTTTCTCAATTgtaattgcacaaataagtagccACAATGAACCAGATCGGAATCAGCCcctcttactacagtcttacgaCAGCAGATCAGTAGAATTTAGTTTatgatgtataatgtatgtacttgtaaaaaaaacaacaacaaaaaacaactgtattcgcacttcaaaatgtttgctttcagTAGCTTTTAGAATTTTGTGTCCGTGCGTGTCATCCACTTTATTTTCTTGATATGACCCTCAACAATGGGCTTTAATTTTGGATCTTGTTTGACTGGTGCGGCACGTTCGAGTCCATCTGTTTGTGAAGTTTTGTAAGGAGCACCCAGTGCGCATGTAGACTGCTGCGATGACGTTGAGCCTCTGGTTGGCTTGCTgatctgtttgtgttttttcaatttttcatgGCATTAGTGTTTGTATCGATAGCGTTTGTCCAAAGTAAACACTcaagcacacaaacaaacaaacaggtgcATTGATAGAGTCCTTCATTTATTACAGAAACCCTTCCACCTTCCAAATTTGATTGCCATCAAGAGAAATTGAACTGCGTAAAAGATAAAAGATAGATCGATACAACTGGAAGTTTGCTATTGTCTCAGACGACTTTCAAGACATTAGGAAAGACATTTTTCGAGACTGATGTGATGTTGGTTGGGTTGATTAGTGACGGTAGGCCTTTTTGACGCAAACGAAGTAGTTCTCATCGGTGCAGTCGTCATCGTTCCAGGCCGCCGCTGTAGAGGATAAGAGAGAGAGCGTTAGAGATGACAGTATGACATACTCATTAGGTGGAATTCACTGTGAATAAGTTGTATTTTCTAAAAGCGacgttaacaaaaaaacattttacatcacAAAATATGGTCAGTGGTGAGggtaaaaaaaagattcttaCTTGTGTCATTAATCTCAACACAATCTTCATTGTTGAAGTTATCAGGCTGATTGAGACCAAAATCAGTAAAGTCGACTGCTGAGCCATCTGTCCATTGGTAGTAACCCTCCTGCAATAAAGTCACATGCAAATCTCACTTGTAAAATAATCCATCTTGATTGTTTTCAATTCTGTGGCGATGTCTAAAGTCATTCTAGATCATCatctggtggaaaaaaaaacatcagacaGAGCTTGTTGATGACTAAAGACAATACAATTGATCCTCAATTCTGTTCCAACCAAGAATAAAACAACTGATACAGTACTGCTGCATGAGAGTTTTTGTGCTAGTCAATGTATTACCTCAATGCCATCATGGAGTCCAATCCAGGTGTCTTCCAGGTTACCATTGAACTCAGCCCGAATCAGCTCAAAAACCAAAGCATTTTCCGTAGCATCGAGGATGGAGGCCAGATTCCCACCTTTGAGTATGCACACTCGCTAATGGGCGAAAATAACAACGGCCCAAATTCAATAATTATGATTACATTCAAATGTCATTTCACGAACTGTGATACAGTATTTTATAAAGCACTGAATCACAACTACTCTGTGAAGGTCTTCCATACCTCCGCATCAATATAAGTTCTCTGCTGTGCGACAAATATGAAACAGCAGTCATTCAACTGAGTCCAGCCTTTAGGACAGTAAGTCACTGCAACACAAATATTGTTTTAGTTAGAAAACAGCACGTCAACACAATCTGATGTCAAACCAAAAATAAGTTTAAGAATAAAACAGAGCAACAAACCTTCTGGGCATGAAGAAGCccactgtgaagaagaaaacaaattgttaaaaatcCAGATAAAGCCAAACACAGTCAAGTCAAACACAGtcgttaaataaatgtttattaaaGGCAGCAGGTGAGATTTGGACTTACGGCTCCAGCCAAGAGTCCACAAAGGAGGAACACGGAGCGAATAGCAATTGCCATCTGtgcaatgacagaaaaaaacatttaagtgtCTCTTGTCAACAagcaaaatatcaaatgtatcgTTAAACTGAGTTTCGTGATGTTAAAGTTTTCATGATATGAAAATAATGGTCATTGGTGTAAAGCTGTGCCATGTTACCTCTGCAGTTCTGATGCTTGAAGCTGAGTGGATGTGCTGTGAAGGAAGACCAGCGATCCTTTTATAGGGCAGATTGACGCAATTCTGGAATGTTGGACGTGTCACTCGCATCAATGTCAGGTGACACGTCGGACCAGTTCCTGCTCCACCTATTTTTATAAagtgatctttaaaaaaaaaataaaatacaagaccGTTTTCCAAAAGCGTTGAATGTGAAAGATTCGGCTCAAAACAAAAggtcattgtgttgtttttttttggtcaagtgttttctttggtttgtttgtttgtttgtttgtttgtttgtttgtttgtttggtcaaGTGAAGCCTCAGCCAACCTGCAACCTTCTTTTGATGCTTCATTGCACCAAAACAGGTCTCATGTTTAAATGCTTCTAACACATTAATATAAAAAGCagctagagaaaaaaaaatgtgcgatCCTATTCAGACAGCTCAGAGAAGGTCAACACAAATATTTATATGAAATTGTATTCATAATATACGGCAAACTTCCTTCAAATAGTTGCGCATGTACAATGCATTGCTGCCACAGGGGTGGGGTAGTGCCACAGCATACCAGGAAATGTACTTTGAAGTAGTTGTTTAATTAGTTAAATAGCTCCCTTGGAATCAGTAGAATGATAAGTGAGTGCAGAGAGAATTTTACCTGAGGGAAAAACATATAATTCTTAAGGACAGGGCTTATTGTTTACTGTATTTGAAAATAGTCATGTAGTTACAATACAACAGATAATTCAATAATCCTGAAGGAGTTAATTTGCAAATTCCACACATGGACACCTCATCTTAAGATTCAATCCGAGAAGCTCTCCTCTCATCTGCAGTCAGCTGTGATACCCACTACCCCTACCATGCCACAAATTTTTGTACCCCGACGGGACATCTCACAACATCAGGTTTAGGAACCAGCTGAAGTTTtgctgagaagaagaagaagccatCCTGTCCAATACAATTCGGTAATAGTGCTCGTC is a genomic window of Festucalex cinctus isolate MCC-2025b chromosome 2, RoL_Fcin_1.0, whole genome shotgun sequence containing:
- the LOC144014122 gene encoding galactose-specific lectin nattectin-like; the protein is MRVTRPTFQNCVNLPYKRIAGLPSQHIHSASSIRTAEMAIAIRSVFLLCGLLAGAWASSCPEVTYCPKGWTQLNDCCFIFVAQQRTYIDAERVCILKGGNLASILDATENALVFELIRAEFNGNLEDTWIGLHDGIEEGYYQWTDGSAVDFTDFGLNQPDNFNNEDCVEINDTTAAWNDDDCTDENYFVCVKKAYRH
- the LOC144014115 gene encoding type-2 ice-structuring protein-like, coding for MSDTFNIPELTYKRTARRHLPHILSASSITTPKMAFALRSLLLLCGISGLLTGVWSSDVTVKVPCCSEGWTRLNDRCFYVVDQLRDFQDAEDTCEALGGNLASILSAVEHAVVLALVDAEVGDDQIAWIGYNDRAVSGTYVWTDGSSTAGNPVFFETGGTTPEDCTVTNDGTDTEFWDDEDCTSTVPFVCVDDVH